In Paenibacillus sp. FSL R7-0345, a single window of DNA contains:
- a CDS encoding extracellular solute-binding protein, with the protein MLLVLLLGATACDGNQEDNGYSAESSAEKITLKMMHSWPDSSNSAQNKMVKDIISEFEAANPNITVKTEALETEQYKSKLTVLAASNDLPDIGFTWAAGSMDPYVKGNKFAALDDLLQTELSGKFVAGTTEAYSFDGKTYALPVELNIVPVYYNKEIFAKYSLRIPQTLDELKTIIRILDYNGVTPVTLGGKEGWPSSFWYMYLAERIGGPELLDKAVADQDFTDPALLEAAKAVQELVNLGAFVKGYNGLSNDEAKVQFLNGRAAMFVTGTWELPDYTTTVGIPQEFKDNIGYFKFPAIAGGKGSVDDWVGGPGTGLFVSRNSEHAAEAKRFVSFFIEKWGEHSVVDAGVIPATKVDTASIRLPWLFIDLLDELGKARKVTLYLDTQMKPGASGIHINQVQALFGKAVTPEEFIRKQDEALKADK; encoded by the coding sequence ATGCTCCTGGTCCTGCTGCTGGGGGCAACTGCCTGTGACGGGAATCAAGAGGACAACGGGTACAGCGCTGAAAGCAGCGCTGAAAAGATCACGCTTAAAATGATGCATTCCTGGCCGGACAGCAGCAATTCAGCGCAGAACAAGATGGTAAAGGATATTATCAGCGAGTTTGAAGCGGCCAATCCGAACATAACCGTTAAGACGGAGGCGCTGGAGACCGAGCAGTACAAAAGCAAGCTCACTGTGCTTGCCGCGTCCAATGATCTGCCGGACATCGGATTCACCTGGGCAGCCGGGTCGATGGACCCTTATGTTAAAGGCAACAAATTTGCAGCGCTGGACGATCTTTTGCAGACAGAGCTAAGCGGAAAGTTCGTAGCGGGCACGACGGAAGCCTATTCCTTTGACGGGAAAACCTATGCTCTGCCGGTTGAACTAAACATTGTTCCGGTCTACTATAACAAAGAAATTTTTGCGAAATACAGCTTGCGGATTCCCCAGACGCTGGATGAGCTGAAGACGATTATCCGCATTTTGGATTATAACGGAGTTACTCCGGTTACCCTCGGCGGCAAGGAAGGCTGGCCGTCCTCCTTCTGGTACATGTATCTGGCTGAACGGATCGGCGGTCCTGAGCTGCTGGATAAAGCTGTTGCAGATCAGGACTTTACGGACCCTGCTCTCCTTGAAGCCGCCAAAGCTGTGCAGGAGCTGGTTAACCTGGGCGCCTTCGTAAAAGGCTATAACGGATTATCCAATGATGAAGCCAAAGTCCAGTTTCTGAACGGGAGAGCGGCCATGTTCGTTACAGGGACCTGGGAGCTGCCGGACTATACGACTACTGTGGGCATACCGCAGGAATTCAAGGACAACATTGGATACTTCAAGTTTCCGGCCATAGCTGGCGGTAAAGGAAGTGTAGATGACTGGGTCGGCGGACCGGGCACCGGTTTATTTGTATCCCGCAATTCGGAGCATGCCGCAGAGGCTAAGCGTTTTGTCAGCTTTTTCATTGAAAAATGGGGCGAGCATTCCGTTGTGGATGCGGGTGTCATCCCCGCTACCAAAGTAGATACGGCGTCCATCAGGTTGCCGTGGCTGTTCATTGATCTGCTGGATGAACTGGGTAAAGCCCGCAAAGTAACGCTTTATCTGGATACCCAAATGAAGCCGGGCGCATCCGGCATACACATTAACCAGGTCCAGGCGCTGTTCGGTAAAGCGGTAACGCCGGAGGAATTCATCAGGAAGCAAGATGAGGCGCTCAAAGCAGATAAGTAA
- a CDS encoding carbohydrate ABC transporter substrate-binding protein, producing the protein MKRLKRVFTGISALLVMSTALAACGGNSNSGSNSSGSEASPAASAAASEAPAKGNGEKVTINLWSFTDEIPNMTKKYLETHPDANVEFKTTVIATTDGAYQPALDQALAAGGKDAPDIFAAEAAFVLKYTQGDASSYAANYADLGLDDQMVKDAGIAQYSVDIGSKDGQLKGLGYQATGGAFIYRRSIAKDVFGTDDPATIKNEVGPGWEKFYEAAAKLKAKGYGIVSGDGDIWHAIENSSEEGWIVDGKLHIDPKREEFLDLSKKLKDNGYHNDTTDWTEAWFADMSGAGAQPIFGFFGPAWLINYTMSQQVKDTNGDWAVTESPTGFFWGGTWLLANQDVTKDDAKKQAAADFIKWVTLDTSETGLQYYWANGTMKEGEQGTKDSVASSVVMAKSNGEVPLLGGQNMFDVFVPANANASGKNLTQYDETINKLWRDQVREYTAGNKDRDKAIETFKQQVKDQLGIDSE; encoded by the coding sequence ATGAAAAGGTTGAAACGTGTGTTTACAGGGATTTCTGCACTGCTGGTGATGTCAACTGCACTTGCAGCGTGCGGCGGCAACTCTAATTCTGGCTCAAACTCTTCCGGCTCTGAAGCAAGTCCGGCAGCATCAGCTGCTGCATCCGAGGCTCCGGCCAAAGGAAACGGAGAAAAGGTGACGATCAATCTCTGGAGCTTCACCGATGAGATTCCGAACATGACTAAAAAGTACCTGGAGACCCACCCGGACGCCAATGTGGAATTCAAAACGACGGTGATTGCAACGACCGACGGCGCTTACCAGCCTGCACTTGACCAGGCACTGGCGGCCGGCGGAAAGGATGCACCGGATATTTTCGCGGCTGAAGCGGCATTCGTCCTCAAATACACGCAAGGTGATGCTTCCAGCTATGCGGCTAACTATGCGGACCTCGGACTTGACGATCAAATGGTCAAGGATGCGGGCATTGCCCAATACTCGGTTGATATCGGCAGCAAGGACGGCCAGTTGAAGGGTCTCGGCTACCAGGCGACAGGCGGAGCCTTTATCTACCGCCGCTCGATCGCCAAGGATGTATTTGGAACCGATGATCCGGCTACCATCAAAAATGAAGTCGGACCCGGCTGGGAAAAGTTCTATGAAGCCGCTGCGAAGCTGAAGGCCAAGGGCTACGGCATCGTTTCCGGTGACGGGGATATCTGGCACGCCATTGAGAACAGCTCAGAAGAAGGCTGGATTGTCGACGGCAAGCTGCATATCGATCCTAAGCGTGAAGAGTTCCTTGATCTCTCCAAAAAGCTGAAGGACAACGGCTACCACAACGATACAACAGACTGGACAGAAGCCTGGTTCGCGGATATGTCCGGCGCCGGCGCCCAGCCTATCTTCGGTTTCTTCGGTCCAGCCTGGCTGATCAACTATACAATGAGCCAACAGGTTAAAGACACAAATGGCGACTGGGCCGTTACCGAATCGCCGACAGGCTTCTTCTGGGGCGGTACCTGGCTGCTTGCCAACCAGGACGTTACCAAGGACGACGCCAAGAAGCAGGCTGCAGCAGACTTTATCAAATGGGTAACACTCGATACCTCCGAAACGGGCCTGCAATATTACTGGGCTAACGGAACAATGAAAGAGGGCGAGCAGGGTACCAAGGACAGCGTTGCCTCCTCTGTGGTAATGGCGAAATCCAACGGTGAAGTGCCGCTGCTCGGCGGCCAGAACATGTTCGACGTGTTTGTTCCGGCCAACGCCAACGCTTCGGGTAAGAACCTGACCCAGTATGATGAAACAATCAACAAGCTGTGGCGCGATCAGGTGCGCGAATATACAGCAGGCAACAAAGACCGCGATAAAGCGATCGAAACGTTCAAGCAGCAGGTCAAGGACCAGCTTGGCATCGACAGCGAATAA